The proteins below are encoded in one region of Sulfolobus islandicus Y.N.15.51:
- a CDS encoding IS110 family RNA-guided transposase, whose protein sequence is MELKVTNKAFAIDISQSKLTAAKGELVVEQEKSAVYVKEVKEFNHDNEGIEELIKFLGEYKEGIIEATGIYYFYLHEKLTEKGYKVTVINPLHLTEILGKKTDKLDAQRLLVAHMTGVIKGSYIPTGEIMELRELTRYRESLVEKTTQVKNEIRKILEFAGYKIQPFDKKGRKLLEKLVKGEGLSKEEKEELKEKLGRNLNDAEKLALKQLVELLKNLEKMIKEVEDMIISKIPKPVIELSKIPGIGLISAATIYAEFGDVSRFSSSKAARAYASFAPKTKQSGDSESHSGMIRGNKYLRRALYLVAKVARGLEPFKGYYERLIARGKSVTQATCALAGKLASICYHVIKDGVYKGVVKKSFRIPRGKEVNVKDFDVGDALDSLSP, encoded by the coding sequence ATGGAATTAAAAGTTACAAACAAGGCCTTCGCAATTGATATTTCACAAAGCAAACTAACAGCAGCAAAGGGAGAACTAGTAGTAGAACAAGAAAAATCAGCAGTATACGTCAAGGAGGTAAAGGAATTCAACCACGACAACGAGGGAATAGAGGAACTAATTAAATTCCTAGGAGAATATAAGGAAGGAATAATAGAGGCAACCGGAATATATTACTTCTACCTACACGAAAAACTAACGGAAAAAGGATACAAGGTAACAGTAATAAACCCACTACACCTAACAGAAATACTAGGGAAAAAGACAGACAAACTCGACGCACAAAGGTTACTAGTAGCACACATGACCGGAGTAATCAAGGGATCATACATACCAACAGGAGAAATAATGGAGCTAAGAGAACTAACGAGATATAGGGAAAGCTTAGTAGAGAAGACAACACAAGTAAAGAACGAGATAAGGAAAATATTAGAATTCGCGGGATATAAAATACAACCATTCGACAAGAAGGGAAGAAAACTACTTGAAAAGCTAGTAAAGGGGGAGGGACTAAGCAAGGAAGAGAAGGAGGAACTAAAAGAAAAACTAGGGAGAAACTTAAACGACGCGGAAAAACTAGCGTTAAAACAATTAGTTGAACTGTTAAAAAACTTGGAGAAAATGATTAAGGAGGTTGAGGATATGATAATTTCCAAGATTCCAAAACCAGTAATTGAGTTGAGTAAGATCCCCGGGATTGGTTTGATTAGTGCTGCAACTATTTACGCTGAGTTCGGTGATGTTTCCCGTTTTTCCAGTTCTAAGGCTGCTAGGGCTTATGCAAGCTTTGCACCCAAAACTAAGCAGAGTGGTGATAGCGAGTCTCACTCCGGTATGATTAGGGGTAATAAGTATTTGCGTAGAGCTCTCTACTTGGTTGCCAAGGTTGCTAGGGGTCTTGAGCCTTTTAAAGGGTATTATGAGAGGCTTATTGCTAGGGGGAAGAGTGTTACTCAAGCTACTTGTGCTCTTGCCGGAAAGCTTGCAAGCATTTGTTATCATGTTATAAAGGACGGTGTTTACAAGGGAGTTGTCAAGAAGAGTTTTAGGATTCCTAGGGGTAAGGAAGTTAATGTCAAGGACTTCGACGTGGGAGACGCGCTAGACTCGTTATCCCCATAG